Proteins co-encoded in one Bradyrhizobium sp. 170 genomic window:
- a CDS encoding ammonium transporter — MGSGTNARQRLVLFVTALLGTALLCLAFGDIALAQDAAPPVCGGKVLEKCTPNSGDTAWMLTSVALVLMMTIPGLGLFYGGLVRKKNAGDTVMTSFAVTCLVTILFALLTYSMAFRAGTPFVGGLDRMFLKDILSDIGKGGIGNPNPLAATIPESVYICFQMTFAIITPALIAGAFAERMKFSAMLWFIGLWAIFVYAPIAHWVWGPDGFLAAGNNAAWVKVLDFAGGTVVHINAGVAGLMCALMLGKRRETGPAHNMVLTFIGASLLWVGWFGFNAGSAVTAGMQAGMAMLVTQIATAVAAFTWMVVEWTLRGKPTVVGICSGAVAGLVAITPASGFVGPIGAFAIGIGAGVFCYWGCTGLKRTFGYDDALDCFGIHAIGGIVGALLTGVFAVEQYGGTAGVLEGNVGQFFNQCIGVATVFVYDAVASLIILTVVKMFVGLRVTEDTEREGLDLALHGEAIQ, encoded by the coding sequence ATGGGGTCCGGGACAAACGCGCGCCAAAGACTCGTGCTATTCGTGACGGCTCTCTTGGGGACCGCGCTTCTCTGTCTTGCATTCGGTGACATCGCACTCGCGCAAGACGCGGCCCCGCCAGTCTGCGGCGGCAAGGTTCTGGAAAAGTGTACTCCCAATTCCGGCGACACCGCGTGGATGCTCACGTCTGTTGCACTCGTATTGATGATGACAATCCCGGGGCTTGGGCTGTTCTATGGCGGCTTGGTGCGCAAGAAGAACGCTGGCGACACAGTGATGACCAGCTTTGCCGTCACGTGCCTCGTCACGATTCTTTTCGCGCTCCTGACCTACAGCATGGCGTTTCGCGCCGGCACGCCCTTTGTCGGCGGCTTGGATCGCATGTTTCTCAAGGACATCCTGAGCGACATCGGCAAGGGAGGTATTGGCAATCCCAATCCGCTCGCCGCGACCATCCCCGAAAGCGTGTACATCTGCTTTCAGATGACGTTTGCCATCATTACGCCGGCACTCATCGCTGGCGCGTTTGCCGAGCGCATGAAATTCTCCGCCATGCTTTGGTTCATCGGCCTGTGGGCGATTTTCGTCTATGCGCCGATTGCGCACTGGGTCTGGGGACCTGACGGGTTCCTGGCTGCCGGCAACAACGCCGCATGGGTGAAAGTGCTCGATTTCGCCGGCGGCACCGTCGTGCACATCAACGCCGGCGTGGCCGGGCTTATGTGCGCCCTAATGCTCGGCAAGCGCCGCGAGACGGGGCCGGCGCACAACATGGTGCTCACCTTCATCGGCGCCTCTCTCCTTTGGGTCGGCTGGTTCGGTTTCAACGCCGGCTCTGCTGTCACGGCCGGCATGCAGGCTGGAATGGCAATGTTGGTGACCCAGATTGCCACAGCCGTCGCGGCCTTCACCTGGATGGTGGTGGAATGGACGCTGCGCGGCAAGCCTACAGTCGTCGGCATCTGTTCGGGTGCGGTCGCCGGTCTCGTCGCCATTACGCCGGCTTCCGGGTTCGTGGGACCCATCGGCGCCTTTGCAATCGGCATTGGTGCGGGCGTCTTCTGTTACTGGGGATGTACCGGGTTGAAGCGCACGTTCGGCTACGACGATGCGCTCGATTGTTTCGGTATACATGCGATTGGCGGCATCGTCGGGGCGCTGCTGACCGGGGTATTCGCGGTCGAACAATACGGCGGGACGGCGGGCGTTCTGGAGGGCAACGTGGGTCAGTTCTTCAATCAGTGCATCGGGGTCGCCACCGTCTTCGTCTATGATGCCGTCGCCAGCTTGATCATCCTCACCGTGGTCAAGATGTTTGTCGGCCTCCGCGTGACGGAGGACACGGAGCGCGAAGGTCTCGACCTCGCGCTGCACGGAGAAGCAATACAGTAA
- a CDS encoding MarR family transcriptional regulator, translating into MSARETAELLLQAGRLVQAEGYDGELSPAQWMALRFFARANPFSRTPSAFAEFQATTRGTATQAIKALEAGGYLVRQPFKTDGRSVSLRLTSKGKKALARDPFEVLVRAVDSLDATERTAMRRALHQVLSTLATSGAHRRFGVCPDCTYFGREICGNLPSTGPSAAECLLLGVPIQPEDVGLLCVHFQPMNEHRKDGRTP; encoded by the coding sequence ATGTCAGCGCGCGAAACGGCAGAGCTCCTGCTGCAGGCGGGACGGCTGGTACAAGCTGAGGGCTATGACGGCGAGCTCAGTCCGGCCCAATGGATGGCGCTCCGCTTCTTCGCCCGTGCCAACCCGTTCTCGCGGACCCCGTCGGCATTCGCGGAATTTCAAGCGACAACCCGCGGCACCGCGACACAAGCCATTAAGGCGCTTGAAGCCGGTGGATACTTGGTCCGACAGCCATTCAAGACGGACGGACGAAGCGTAAGTCTGCGACTGACGAGCAAGGGCAAAAAAGCGCTTGCACGCGATCCGTTCGAAGTTCTGGTGCGCGCCGTGGACTCGCTCGACGCGACAGAGCGAACTGCGATGCGTCGCGCCCTGCACCAAGTGTTGTCCACTCTAGCTACGAGTGGGGCGCATCGGCGCTTCGGTGTCTGCCCGGACTGCACGTACTTCGGCAGAGAGATATGCGGCAACCTGCCGAGCACGGGCCCCTCGGCCGCTGAATGCCTGCTCCTCGGTGTTCCGATTCAGCCAGAGGACGTAGGTCTTCTGTGCGTCCATTTTCAACCAATGAACGAGCACCGCAAGGACGGACGGACACCATGA
- a CDS encoding phenylacetate--CoA ligase family protein: protein MNVIATRSPAVGSLVMSESISSVLLDAHRARRQGLNAIAQRQRDRLSDAVAFARANSPYYRELYQGLPERIESSSVLPVANKQELMRHFDDWVTDREVSFAAVRGFVDNPELIGQRLLGKYSVATTSGSTGTPGIFLLDTHNWTVTLAFSLRMIMGWLNASDMFRLLVRGGRAASVLAMGGHYIGATSFAAIRTKRSARRLRALPAQAPLRNLVAELNRYRPALLIGYASVMALLAAEQDAGRLHIQPVLVLPTSEGLSQDGYDRIARAFHAKVRTVYVATECLFMAIGCGHGRYHVNSDWVILEPVDASYRPVPPGEESHTVLVSNLANRVQPILRYDLGDRILQRPDPCPCGNPLPAIRVRGRTADILTFPTERGETVAVPPFALEIDHVPGVELFQIVQTAPTQLRVRLHPAADADPNRVWRAVHSELTKLLNEHGLGHVSVELAAEPPVPSSAGKCRTVIPLVSSA, encoded by the coding sequence GTGAATGTCATTGCCACGCGCTCGCCTGCTGTGGGTTCACTTGTCATGAGCGAAAGCATCTCATCGGTATTGCTCGATGCGCACCGCGCAAGAAGGCAAGGTCTCAACGCCATCGCGCAGCGACAACGCGATCGGCTTAGCGACGCCGTCGCCTTCGCTCGCGCCAACTCGCCCTATTATCGCGAACTCTATCAGGGTCTACCGGAGCGGATTGAGAGTTCGTCCGTGCTGCCGGTGGCTAATAAGCAAGAGCTAATGCGTCATTTTGACGATTGGGTCACCGATCGCGAAGTTAGTTTCGCGGCAGTGCGAGGGTTCGTCGATAACCCTGAGCTGATCGGGCAACGTCTCCTTGGCAAGTATTCCGTGGCGACCACTTCGGGCAGCACCGGGACACCTGGAATATTTCTGTTGGACACACACAATTGGACGGTCACACTCGCTTTTTCGCTGCGCATGATAATGGGCTGGCTTAACGCCAGCGACATGTTTCGTCTCCTCGTCCGCGGCGGCCGCGCGGCGTCGGTGCTGGCGATGGGCGGCCATTACATCGGCGCAACCAGCTTTGCTGCAATCCGCACAAAACGGTCGGCCCGACGATTACGGGCGCTTCCGGCGCAGGCGCCGTTGCGCAATCTGGTCGCCGAACTCAATCGGTACCGCCCGGCTCTGCTCATCGGATACGCCAGCGTCATGGCACTATTGGCCGCCGAGCAGGATGCCGGTCGCCTGCATATTCAGCCGGTGCTGGTTCTTCCGACCTCGGAAGGGCTTTCGCAGGACGGATACGACCGGATCGCAAGAGCATTCCACGCCAAGGTCCGGACCGTTTACGTCGCGACGGAATGCCTGTTCATGGCCATCGGCTGTGGACACGGTCGGTATCATGTCAACAGCGATTGGGTGATTCTCGAACCCGTCGATGCGAGCTATCGGCCGGTTCCGCCCGGCGAGGAGTCGCATACGGTCCTCGTGAGCAACCTCGCCAATCGCGTGCAGCCGATCCTCCGCTACGATCTAGGCGACCGCATCCTGCAACGGCCTGATCCTTGTCCTTGCGGCAACCCGCTTCCGGCGATCCGCGTGCGGGGTCGCACTGCCGACATCCTCACCTTCCCAACTGAACGCGGAGAGACAGTCGCAGTGCCACCGTTCGCGCTTGAGATCGATCATGTACCCGGTGTGGAGTTGTTTCAGATAGTGCAGACTGCGCCAACACAATTGCGCGTTCGCCTACATCCCGCAGCCGACGCTGACCCAAACCGGGTTTGGCGGGCGGTGCATTCCGAATTGACCAAGCTGTTGAATGAGCATGGGCTTGGTCACGTGTCTGTTGAGTTGGCCGCCGAACCGCCAGTTCCATCTTCCGCCGGAAAGTGCCGCACCGTCATCCCACTGGTTTCGAGTGCTTGA
- a CDS encoding VOC family protein → MIDGISAVTLGTHEMPRAVRFYRSLGFEVLHGGDESSFTSFRAGTSYLNLIAQPAGRRWFWWGRVIFYVADVDALYDRALAAGYQPATAPRDAEWGERFFHLTDPDGHELSFARPLLPVSVQ, encoded by the coding sequence ATGATTGATGGGATCAGCGCGGTCACACTGGGCACCCACGAAATGCCGCGAGCTGTCCGGTTCTACCGCTCGCTAGGGTTTGAGGTCCTGCATGGCGGCGATGAGTCGTCATTCACTAGCTTTCGAGCAGGGACGAGCTATCTCAATCTCATCGCCCAGCCTGCCGGGCGGCGCTGGTTCTGGTGGGGCCGGGTAATCTTCTACGTTGCCGATGTTGACGCACTTTACGACCGTGCACTCGCAGCGGGATACCAACCAGCTACCGCGCCCCGCGACGCCGAATGGGGTGAGCGCTTCTTCCATCTGACTGACCCCGACGGCCACGAACTCAGCTTCGCTCGGCCTTTGCTCCCGGTTTCTGTCCAATAA
- a CDS encoding response regulator: protein MMARPTVVIVVDDNAGLLKSVARLLAHHGIESRTFASAEALLESDSVQTATCLLLDIHLGGISGIELQRRLAASGSKRPVIFMTASDDEATRNEAMDAGCIAYLRKPFAGQVLLAIGKAVA from the coding sequence ATGATGGCGCGGCCGACGGTCGTGATCGTGGTCGATGACAATGCGGGCCTTCTGAAGAGCGTGGCGCGGCTGTTAGCGCACCACGGCATCGAGAGCCGTACGTTCGCCTCGGCCGAGGCGTTGCTTGAGAGCGACAGCGTGCAGACGGCAACCTGCTTGCTGCTTGACATTCATCTCGGGGGAATTTCGGGAATTGAGCTGCAGCGGCGGCTTGCGGCATCAGGATCGAAGCGGCCCGTCATCTTCATGACCGCGAGCGACGACGAGGCCACGCGCAATGAGGCGATGGATGCCGGATGCATCGCCTATTTGCGCAAGCCGTTCGCAGGTCAGGTTCTGCTGGCCATTGGGAAAGCTGTGGCCTAA
- a CDS encoding P-II family nitrogen regulator: MKLVTAIIKPFKLDEVLGALTVLGVQGMTVTVVKGFGRQKGHTEIYRGAEYAVNFVPKVRIDLVVTSEQADRVIAAIQNAARTGEVGDGKIFVSPVERAVRIRTGETDEAAA; encoded by the coding sequence ATGAAGCTAGTCACCGCCATTATCAAGCCATTCAAGCTCGACGAGGTGCTTGGCGCGCTGACGGTTCTCGGCGTGCAGGGCATGACCGTGACCGTGGTCAAGGGATTCGGCCGACAAAAGGGACACACGGAGATTTATCGCGGCGCCGAGTATGCCGTGAACTTTGTGCCGAAGGTCAGGATTGATCTTGTGGTCACCTCTGAGCAGGCAGACAGGGTTATTGCGGCGATACAAAATGCCGCAAGAACCGGAGAGGTGGGCGACGGCAAGATCTTCGTTTCGCCAGTCGAGCGCGCCGTTCGCATTCGCACCGGAGAGACGGACGAAGCGGCTGCATAA
- a CDS encoding complex I NDUFA9 subunit family protein yields the protein MVATTDRTVTVFGGTGFLGRRIVRHLRSHGFPVRTASRHPDQGHRLFGPDDPQLQSVGANIHDERSVADALAGAYGVVSAVSLYVEHGQETFHSVHVESAQRVAAQALRAGVDRLIHISGIGADTASQSRYIRKRGEGELAVQAAFGDALFVRPAVMFGPDDAFLTAILRLLRQLPIYPMFGRGLTRLQPAYVEDVAEAIGRTMQRAETPSKIFEFGGPRVYSYEELLGAITHQAGLAPRLIPIPFAVWHALAWASEILPNPLLTRNQVELMQIDTVSSPEMPGFIELGISPHSVEAILQKMLLNCR from the coding sequence ATGGTGGCAACGACCGATCGGACCGTCACCGTGTTCGGCGGAACCGGCTTTCTCGGCCGCCGCATCGTTCGGCATCTGCGCTCTCACGGATTTCCTGTTCGGACCGCGTCAAGGCATCCGGATCAGGGGCACAGACTGTTTGGTCCCGATGATCCGCAGCTTCAATCCGTAGGAGCCAACATTCACGACGAACGATCAGTCGCGGATGCGCTTGCCGGCGCCTACGGCGTTGTAAGTGCGGTTAGCCTTTACGTCGAGCACGGACAGGAGACTTTTCATTCTGTTCACGTCGAGTCTGCCCAACGGGTAGCGGCTCAAGCACTCCGTGCCGGTGTCGATCGACTCATTCACATTTCAGGAATCGGAGCCGATACGGCCTCACAATCACGGTACATCCGAAAGCGCGGCGAAGGCGAACTGGCGGTCCAAGCCGCCTTCGGCGATGCTCTTTTCGTCCGCCCGGCAGTGATGTTCGGACCGGACGATGCGTTTCTCACCGCCATCCTCAGGCTCCTTCGCCAGCTTCCGATCTATCCGATGTTCGGCCGCGGCCTGACCAGATTGCAACCCGCCTATGTGGAGGATGTTGCGGAGGCGATTGGCCGGACCATGCAGCGAGCGGAAACGCCTTCAAAGATCTTCGAGTTTGGCGGCCCGCGCGTCTACTCCTACGAGGAGTTGCTTGGAGCCATTACGCACCAAGCTGGACTTGCGCCCCGACTGATTCCAATCCCTTTTGCCGTTTGGCATGCACTCGCATGGGCCTCCGAAATACTCCCAAACCCGCTCCTCACGCGCAATCAAGTGGAACTGATGCAAATCGACACCGTGTCATCGCCGGAGATGCCTGGATTTATTGAACTTGGGATTTCGCCGCACTCGGTCGAGGCAATACTCCAGAAGATGCTCTTGAATTGCAGATGA
- a CDS encoding cupin domain-containing protein encodes MQFRTIGLLLLGAMALPAAATAQTTAAPPAITRTVIAATKLPTVTEVPLHFKAVSITLQPDTKSGVSAANGILYQMSGSTEVALDGEAKTLNAGEGLFIAGGKTAALTAGRGGPSIFLHFFLVPAVDVGRPVEAAPAAVTELYRTANPIPDLKPGGHDLNLTRVIFPAQMPSNPPHHRSGAALYYIISGTGANTVDGKTEARGPGSLIYEPYALVHQWGNPGNEPLIFLAFNINPEGMAAVLPGAPAKNQ; translated from the coding sequence ATGCAGTTCAGGACAATCGGACTACTGTTGCTCGGCGCGATGGCGCTTCCTGCCGCCGCGACCGCACAAACCACCGCCGCTCCACCGGCAATTACACGAACAGTGATCGCCGCAACCAAACTGCCGACCGTCACGGAGGTGCCGCTCCATTTCAAAGCGGTGAGCATCACTCTTCAGCCGGACACGAAGAGCGGCGTCTCGGCGGCCAACGGCATCCTCTACCAGATGTCCGGATCGACCGAGGTCGCGCTCGATGGCGAGGCTAAAACGCTCAACGCCGGCGAGGGGCTGTTTATCGCCGGCGGAAAGACCGCGGCGCTAACGGCGGGCAGGGGAGGGCCGTCAATTTTTCTCCACTTCTTCCTTGTCCCCGCTGTGGACGTGGGTCGGCCTGTTGAGGCGGCACCTGCCGCCGTGACAGAATTATATCGCACAGCGAATCCGATCCCCGACCTGAAGCCAGGCGGTCATGATCTCAATCTCACACGAGTCATATTTCCGGCGCAGATGCCCTCCAACCCGCCACACCATCGGTCAGGAGCGGCTCTGTACTATATTATTTCCGGCACCGGAGCGAATACGGTCGACGGTAAGACGGAAGCACGAGGGCCAGGTTCCCTGATCTATGAACCGTACGCTCTCGTGCACCAATGGGGAAACCCAGGCAACGAGCCGTTGATATTCTTGGCCTTCAACATCAATCCGGAAGGTATGGCAGCCGTGCTTCCGGGCGCGCCAGCAAAGAATCAATAG
- a CDS encoding glycerophosphodiester phosphodiesterase, with the protein MKLIAHRGWSAGRGENSLAAFARAARDGRISGVEFDVCLAADSDTLVVSHDPPRHVENALTLDAALSLLSPTDLELFVEVKETGLVSRVIERLVASNVARRSVVFAFAAVARSFPWEGARPVRLGIIVMYPWNLNRAVRRYAPDVLLLGWDARVWTRVAFRAWWSVFSLEQLARRHHVPVVVGIVQRMDDLHWLSRQRLYGAVADVDRTIGRSARPD; encoded by the coding sequence ATGAAGCTTATTGCACATCGTGGATGGTCCGCGGGTCGGGGTGAAAACTCGCTCGCCGCGTTCGCACGTGCCGCCCGTGACGGCAGAATATCTGGTGTCGAATTCGACGTCTGCCTTGCAGCGGATTCCGACACATTGGTGGTGTCACACGACCCGCCGCGTCATGTCGAGAATGCGCTTACCCTCGATGCGGCACTGTCGCTTCTTTCGCCGACTGACCTTGAACTGTTTGTGGAGGTGAAGGAGACAGGACTTGTCTCTAGAGTCATCGAGAGGCTGGTTGCCAGCAACGTGGCCCGTCGCTCGGTCGTATTTGCCTTTGCCGCCGTCGCAAGATCCTTTCCGTGGGAGGGTGCGCGACCGGTGCGCCTGGGCATCATCGTCATGTACCCGTGGAACCTGAATCGTGCGGTGCGCAGGTATGCGCCGGATGTCCTCCTGCTCGGCTGGGACGCGCGCGTTTGGACGCGAGTCGCTTTTCGCGCCTGGTGGTCCGTTTTCTCGCTTGAGCAGCTTGCGCGACGCCACCACGTGCCGGTTGTGGTAGGAATCGTGCAACGCATGGACGACCTTCATTGGCTCTCGCGGCAGCGCCTCTACGGGGCGGTTGCCGACGTCGACCGCACTATCGGCCGCAGCGCCAGACCTGATTAG